From Sporosarcina sp. 6E9:
TCAACTGTTACGTCATCTATAAATAGATTAAGCATCAAGGCGAATAGCCATATGGCGAATAATGTTTTCGTTGATATTCGCAAGACGTTTAAATTCTTCAAGTGCATTTTCTTCAGCGTTAAGCGTTACAAGTTGGTAATAACCTTCACGGAAGTCGTTGATCTCGTAAGCGAGACGACGTTTACCCCACTCTTTCGACTCGATGATTTCTGCACCGTTTGATGTAAGAACCTCATCGAAACGTTCGATTAGCGCTTTTTTTGCATCTTCTTCAATTGTTGGTTGCACAATGTACATAATTTCGTATTTTCTCATCTTCAGTCACCTCCTTATGGACTTTGGCCCTACTGATGACAGTGGGCAAGGAGCAAGTAATTGTATTACTCACATCAATACATACTACCATGTTTCTATCTAATATACAACCTTTTATACTATAATTGAATTGAGGTGATCATTATGAATGAACTTCCGGCACCAGATGAAATCGTAGATGTCGATTTAAGCACGATTGCCAAGAAAGGAATTTACCTTACAACTATCCCATTAGCCATTTTACTGCTTATTCATTTTATAATTGAAGCGGGACTTTATTTCAAAGTTACTGGCTATACCTTGCTACTGTTTTCTGTCGGTTATATCCTATTGGTCGTTTTGCATGAATTTTTTCATTTATTCGGGTTCCGCGTATTCGCAAATGTTCCGTGGAAGAAAATGAAAGTGGGTATTGACATAAAAGCAGGCATTGCCTATGCCACAACAGATCAGCTTATGACGAACCGTGCGATACGCAAAGCTCTCCTACTGCCATTCTGGTTAACAGGTATCCTGCCAGCCCTCATTGGCCTTTATATCGGCAGTGGTGTGCTTGTAATATTATCCGCGCTCTTAATTGGCGGAGCTGTCGGTGATTTCGCTATGTATAACCAACTAAAGAGGTTACCCGACGATTGGCTCATTAAAGACGATCCGCAATTGCCCCGTTTATATGTTTATTCTCCTGATAGAATTAAAAAGAACACTCTACGCAGCGGTAGCTGACGTAAAGTGTTCTTTTTTACGATTAAACGTTAAAACGGAAGAGGATTACGTCCCCGTCCTGGACAACGTATTCTTTTCCTTCTTGTCGAACTTTCCCATTTTCTTTTGCAACAGTCATCGAACCCGCTTCGACTAAGTCATCATAAGCAACTGTTTCCGCGCGTATGAATCCTCTTTCGAAGTCCGTATGAATAATTGCAGCACATTGCGGTGCCTTCATCCCTTTACGGAATGTCCATGCACGAACTTCTTGAACGCCCGCTGTAAAGTAAGTGGCGTAGCCGAGTAGATTATAGGTCGCTCTGATTAATTGATCCAAACCGGATTCTTGAATGCCAAGTTCCTCGAGGAACATTTCTTTATCCTCGTCATCAAGCTCAGCCATTTCTTCTTCAATTTTTGCACAAACAACAATCACTTCTGCGTTATCTGATTTCGCAAAATCACGCACTGCTTTTACATATTCATTTTCTTCAGTATTCGCAATTTCATCTTCATCAACGTTTGCTACATATAACATTGGCTTGATTGTCAATAAATGCATGCCTTTTATAAGAGAAAACTCATCGTCAGTAAATTCGACTGAACGTGCTGGACGTTCTTCTTCAAATGCTTCTTTCAACTTCAACAGTACTGGCTCTTCTAACATCGCTTCTTTATCTTTTTGCTTTGCCATCTTAGACACGCGCTCTAATCTTTTGTCGACACTTTCCATGTCGGCAAGGATTAGTTCAAGATTAATCACCTCGATGTCATTAATCGGGTTAACTTTTCCTGAAACATGAGTAATGTTTTCATCCGCAAAACAACGAACAACCTGACAGATCGCATCCACTTCACGAATATGTGATAAAAATTTATTCCCCAATCCTTCACCCTTGCTCGCACCTTCTACAATTCCAGCGATATCTGTAAATTCAAATGCCGTTGGGACGGTCTTTTTAGGTGTTACAAGTTCCGTTAGTTTCGCGAGTCTTTCATCCGGTACTTCAACAATTCCGACGTTTGGGTCAATCGTACAAAACGGATAGTTAGCGGCTTCTGCCCCGGCTTTTGTAATTGCGTTAAATAATGTGGATTTTCCAACGTTCGGAAGACCAACAATTCCTGCTGTTAATGACATTCAAGTCAACTACCTTTCATCTATATGAATTCTTATTAGTTTATATAATGCAACCCTTCTAGTATAAAGACTAGGGTTGTAAATGTCCATTTCCTCAAGTTTCAGACAGCTTTTTCAATGACCTTTTTCATTTTCTTTGCAAACTCATTTCGCGGCATCATAATACTATGTCCGCAACCTTCACATTTAATGCGAATATCAGCGCCCATGCGAATAATTTTCCACGCATTCGTTCCGCAAGGGTGTTGTTTTTTCATTTCAACAATATCATTTAAAGCAAATTCTTTATTGTTCATCTTGACTGATCCCCTCTTTCCTTTGATAAGTCATAATTTTAGGATATGGAATTTCGATGCCATGCTTATCTAAAAAGACCTTTAAATCCTTTCTGAACTTACGAGCAAAAGCCCATTGCATAACAGGTTCGGTCTCAGCCGTAACCCTAAAAACAATTTCCGACACGGCCAGATCTTGAACTCCGATCAAAGTCGGACTATCGATTAATCCTCCATAGCCTATCGGCAAGGTAGTCAAAAATTCTTCTAATAACGTTTCAGCTCGGTTAATATCTACTTCATAACCAATTCGCACATCAATGATTGCGAGCGAGTTATTAATCGAATAATTGATAACCTGGGTGATTTCACCATTCGGAAGAATATGGATTTCACCACCATAGGCACTGACTTTTGTTGTGCGCAGCCCGATTTCTTCGACTGTTCCAACGGTCGTCCCGATTTCTACATAATCCCCGACTGAAAACTGGTCTTCAAAAATAATGAAAAATCCTGAAATGATATCCTTCACCAAGCTCTGAGCACCAAATCCCACAGCCAACCCAAGGACCCCTGCACTTGCTAACAATCCGCTAACATTCATAAACTCCGACAAAATCGCAAGAATTGCCGAGAAATAAACAACATAGGCAAGCGTGTTTTCCAATAACTTTAACAGCGTTTTTTCCCGCCGCTCAGACGGTCTTAATCTAGATTTAATTTTCAGTGTAAACATTCGCCGAATGATCATTTTTCCAATCGCAACGACAATCATCGCGGCCAACACAATTGTTGCAATTTTAATAGCTAAGAGCCCTAATTCAATCCAAGTTTCCTGATTGAATAAAATCTTTTCGACTTTCTTAGTTGTCTCTCCTATACTTTCCACATTACTCCTCCTCTCGTATAATCACCATTCAGTTTGCATATACTAATTTAAAAAATGAAATGGAGTGTTCACATGAGGGCTACAGTCACAACAACATATGATTACCGTATTCATTATAAAGATTCCGGTGCTATTTGGAAATTAAGTACGCATTTTCTTGAACATATTCCATTCCATAGCCCCGACCTGGTTTTTTTCTGTATTGGTACCGATCGCTCCACGGGAGATTCTTTTGGCCCTCTCACAGGGTCAAGATTAACGGAGTTTCAGGCTTTCCCCTTTCCCGTATTCGGGACACTTGAAAGCCCGCTACACGCACTTAATCTAGAGCAAAGGAATAGCGATGTCATAAATGAAAATCCGAACGCCTACATAGTTGCAATTGACGCATGCCTCGGAAAGGACAGCGCGATTGGACAACTTATCGTTCAAGATGGTTCAATGCAGCCTGGA
This genomic window contains:
- the rpsF gene encoding 30S ribosomal protein S6, with the translated sequence MRKYEIMYIVQPTIEEDAKKALIERFDEVLTSNGAEIIESKEWGKRRLAYEINDFREGYYQLVTLNAEENALEEFKRLANINENIIRHMAIRLDA
- a CDS encoding DUF3267 domain-containing protein, encoding MNELPAPDEIVDVDLSTIAKKGIYLTTIPLAILLLIHFIIEAGLYFKVTGYTLLLFSVGYILLVVLHEFFHLFGFRVFANVPWKKMKVGIDIKAGIAYATTDQLMTNRAIRKALLLPFWLTGILPALIGLYIGSGVLVILSALLIGGAVGDFAMYNQLKRLPDDWLIKDDPQLPRLYVYSPDRIKKNTLRSGS
- the ychF gene encoding redox-regulated ATPase YchF, with translation MSLTAGIVGLPNVGKSTLFNAITKAGAEAANYPFCTIDPNVGIVEVPDERLAKLTELVTPKKTVPTAFEFTDIAGIVEGASKGEGLGNKFLSHIREVDAICQVVRCFADENITHVSGKVNPINDIEVINLELILADMESVDKRLERVSKMAKQKDKEAMLEEPVLLKLKEAFEEERPARSVEFTDDEFSLIKGMHLLTIKPMLYVANVDEDEIANTEENEYVKAVRDFAKSDNAEVIVVCAKIEEEMAELDDEDKEMFLEELGIQESGLDQLIRATYNLLGYATYFTAGVQEVRAWTFRKGMKAPQCAAIIHTDFERGFIRAETVAYDDLVEAGSMTVAKENGKVRQEGKEYVVQDGDVILFRFNV
- a CDS encoding DUF951 domain-containing protein, whose translation is MNNKEFALNDIVEMKKQHPCGTNAWKIIRMGADIRIKCEGCGHSIMMPRNEFAKKMKKVIEKAV
- a CDS encoding mechanosensitive ion channel family protein, with product MESIGETTKKVEKILFNQETWIELGLLAIKIATIVLAAMIVVAIGKMIIRRMFTLKIKSRLRPSERREKTLLKLLENTLAYVVYFSAILAILSEFMNVSGLLASAGVLGLAVGFGAQSLVKDIISGFFIIFEDQFSVGDYVEIGTTVGTVEEIGLRTTKVSAYGGEIHILPNGEITQVINYSINNSLAIIDVRIGYEVDINRAETLLEEFLTTLPIGYGGLIDSPTLIGVQDLAVSEIVFRVTAETEPVMQWAFARKFRKDLKVFLDKHGIEIPYPKIMTYQRKEGISQDEQ
- the yyaC gene encoding spore protease YyaC is translated as MRATVTTTYDYRIHYKDSGAIWKLSTHFLEHIPFHSPDLVFFCIGTDRSTGDSFGPLTGSRLTEFQAFPFPVFGTLESPLHALNLEQRNSDVINENPNAYIVAIDACLGKDSAIGQLIVQDGSMQPGLAVGKILPAVGHVSIKGIVNIGGFMEFAVLQSTRLHLPFEMSRTIARALQLAYNRSKL